ATACATGTTCAAAACCAGGATGACGGAGCTATTCGGCATTCAGCGACCTATCATGCTGGCCGGGATGAACTGGATCACGGAGCCGGGGCTGGTGGCGGCGGTGTGCAACGCAGGCGGACTGGGCATGCTGGCCACGGCGCGCTTCTCCCCGGATGAGGCGAGAAAGAACATACGCGAGGTCAGGAGCCTGACCGATAAGCCTTTTGGCGTTAACCAGGCCCTGGTCCTGCCCGGAGCGCGCGAGAACGTCGAGGTGGCCATCGAAGAAAAGGTGCCCGTCCTCAACTACGCGCTGGGCAAGCCGTGGTTTATCGATCGTGTACATGCTTACGGCGGCAAGGTTATGGGCACCACCGCCACTGTCAGGCACGCTGTCAGGGCCGAACAGCTCGGATGCGACGCAGTAATCATTACCGGAAACGAGGCTGCGGGACATGGCACCATTGCCACCTCTCTGGTCCTCATCCCTATGGTTGCCAGCCAGATAAAGATTCCTTTGATAGCGGCCGGCGGGTTTTACAACGGCCGGGGGCTGGCTGCGGCTCTGGCCCTGGGCGCGGATGGGATATCGATGGGCACGAGGTTCTCACTGACTAAAGAGAGCCTGGTACACAATAATTTCAAGCAGCTCTGCCTCAAAGCTACGGAGCAGGACACGCTCTACAGCAACGCCTTCGACGGCATGCCCGGGCGTGTGCTCAAGACAAAGGCGGCCGAAAGAATGATGAAGAGCGGTATACAATTCTCCGAAGCCTTCCAGGGCGCCGGAGAGATACGGAAAATGCTCGGGCTATCTTACTGGAAGTTTATCGGGCTGAGCCTTCAGATGTGGCGGGCCGAGGAAGGTTCCCCCATCTGGTCGCAGGCCCGCCAGGCCGTCGGTATGAGAAGGCATCTCAGGGCCATCAACGAGGGCGATGTCGATGAGGGCATACTCTTCGCGGGACAGGATTGCGGCGGCATAGACGACCTGCCTGGAGTGCAGGAGCTGGTTGACCGCATTATGTCCGAGGCTGAAGCGGCCTGCGATTCCCTGCAGCAAAAGCGGCGCTGACTGCGCTGGAAGATCAGTCCGATACAGAGGGAGAATGCGCTGCAAAACGTCGGATACGCCTGCCAGCATTGACTTTGATGGGTGAGCCGTGTCCGAAGCAGGCCGACTCAAACTCTTGTCCCGCCAGCTTCCTGGCAGATCGTCTTAGCTGAGCCACATCAGTTGTGAAGGGGATGGACGGCCACTTCAGGCCGAAACGCTGCGCCAGCAGGTCGCCGGTGAAGACGACGCCGTTGCTCTTGAGGAAGATGCACATGCTGCCGGGCGTATGCCCCGGCGTATGCAGTACGCGTATCCCTCCGGCCAAAGGAAGTTCGTCACCGTCAGCTACCTCGTGATCGACTTTGACCGGTTGGGTAGCCAGCAAGTGCTGAAAGGGACGCGCCGCACGGCAGAGCCATCCGGGGCGCGACGGTCCAGGCTGAGGCAGCCTTCCATCTATATAAGGCGCATCCGCCGCGTGGGCGACGACCCTGGCACCGGTGATCTCCACCAGCCCAGCCAGCCCGCCGGTATGATCGGTATGATGGTGCGTGATGATGATTGAAGCGATGCGCGAAGAGGAGTAACCCAGGCCGCGTACCCTTTCAATAATGATCGGCTCTTTGCCTTTAAATCCCGTATCAACCAGCGCAAGCTCGCCGCCTGTGTCGATCAGGTAGACATTGGAACCCAGGTCGGCCTGGTCCCACCACCGGCTGAGTTGAAAAACTCCGGGTATCACTTCCCTCATATGTTCTTAATTTTACACCGGCACAACATATTTGGTGACATGGAAGTATTGTGATATCGTTAAGCAGAGCCATCGGGAGGAGACCGCTATGACAATTGAGGAACTGCGCCGGCGCGTGGACGAGTGTTTCGATCGCGAGGAGTTTCTCAATGCTCTCGAGTACTCGGTTGAACTGATAAGCCGACACGCAGACCAGGTGACCTTCGAGGACATCTTCAAGAAAGGGCTGTGCCACTTCAAGCTGGAGGAGGATGCCGAGGCTATCGGCTGCTTCAACAGGGCACTGGAGAGGGAACCCGATAACGTGATGGCGCTGACCAACAAGGGCATCTGCCTCTTCAATCTCGACAAGGTTAACGAAGCATTCGCGGTTTTCAACCTGGCCATTAAGCTTAATCCCAATGTGTTCCCGCCATGGCATTACATGGGCCTTCATTACCTGAGGACCTACCTGAAGACCGGCGATCTTGCGGCCATGATAAAAATGGTCAACTGCTATCGCCAGGTGGTGGGGATGGCGCCCGATTTCGGGGAATTCACCATTCACGATCCGATCGATGATGCAGATTATTCCATCGATCGCTTCCTTGAGCTGCATAAGGGCGTGAAGGACCTGCCTGTAGAAATGCTGACTTCCCTCTAATACCGCCAACCTTTCTAAACAATAGTCTCATGCGCGCTATTAACAACACACCTGTCATAGCTTTCGCCGGCAAGGGTGGCGTAGGAAAGACCACCTGCGCGGCGGCCACAGCCCTGCATTTGGCATCGCACGGACGCAAGACCCTGGCCATCTCCACCGATGCCACTCCTTCACTTTCGCACATCTTCCAGTCGGCGCCCGCGGAGATCCCGTCGCAGGCTGCAGACGGCCTCTTCTTCCTGGAGATCGGCACGGGCCAGGCCAGGCAGATGTGGGAGAAAAAGTTCGGCCGCGATGTTTATCATGTGTTTTCCTCATTCGTGGAGATAGCCTATGCTGATTATGTTGATTTCATGGCTTCCGTACTGCCGGGACTGGCCGAGGAATTTATAGTCGATTACATCCGCGAGCTTTCATGCGGCAGGGAGTGGGATACAATCGTCTGGGATACGGCGCCGCTGGGACAGACCATGGCGCTGCTGCAGACGCCCGCGCTGCTCACACAGCATCTCCGGCTGGCGCCGCGCATCTATACTAAAATCAAAGCGGGGGAAGGCACCAGGGAGACGATACTGGATATCATCCGGCGCTGGGAGGAGCTGTCGGCCGCCGATGTAGCTTTCTTACGCAACGGGGTGGAATTCAATATAGTTGCTATCCCGGAGGCACTGGCGGTCAACCAGCTGGATGAAATACTCGGCGATCTGGATAAATATGATCTCAAAGTCAAGCGGCTGATCATCAACAACGTGATTCAGACGTCGGACTCCGCTTTCTTACGCAGGAAGGCCGGCCAGCAACAAATATACATGAAGCAGCTGCACGATAAATACAACCGGCTCCGGATGTCGCAGGTACCCCTCTTCCCGCACGAGATAAAAGGGCGTGAGACGCTGCTTAAGGTCGCGGAAGCGCTCTACTGAACTGATGCCACAGCACGCCGGTCAAATCGCCAGGGCGAAGTTCAGGTATAGCTGGGCGGCCTGCACCACCTGGCTGAAAACCACAGATTCCTCTGGTGTGTGTGCAGTCTCGAGCCGGCCCGGGCCGAGGATAATCGGATCGACGCCGGCCCCCCACAGCACGTTGCCGTCCGAATTGCTGCGGAAATCCTGCGTCTCCCAGGGTACCTTCATACCCTTGCAAACCTCGCGCAGCCTGCGCACCAGCGGCCGGTCCTGCGATATGCGATAACCCGACTGCGTATTTTCAAATCTGATATAGGCATCGAGAGAGGGTATGACCTTGCCGGCATCCTCCACAAGATGTTCCAGGTCGGCCTTGAGCACATCCATACGGGAATCGGGAGGCAGGTGAAGGTCCAACCAGGCCTCACAGGTATCCGGCACCACGAATCC
The nucleotide sequence above comes from Dehalococcoidia bacterium. Encoded proteins:
- a CDS encoding nitronate monooxygenase, which translates into the protein MFKTRMTELFGIQRPIMLAGMNWITEPGLVAAVCNAGGLGMLATARFSPDEARKNIREVRSLTDKPFGVNQALVLPGARENVEVAIEEKVPVLNYALGKPWFIDRVHAYGGKVMGTTATVRHAVRAEQLGCDAVIITGNEAAGHGTIATSLVLIPMVASQIKIPLIAAGGFYNGRGLAAALALGADGISMGTRFSLTKESLVHNNFKQLCLKATEQDTLYSNAFDGMPGRVLKTKAAERMMKSGIQFSEAFQGAGEIRKMLGLSYWKFIGLSLQMWRAEEGSPIWSQARQAVGMRRHLRAINEGDVDEGILFAGQDCGGIDDLPGVQELVDRIMSEAEAACDSLQQKRR
- a CDS encoding MBL fold metallo-hydrolase translates to MREVIPGVFQLSRWWDQADLGSNVYLIDTGGELALVDTGFKGKEPIIIERVRGLGYSSSRIASIIITHHHTDHTGGLAGLVEITGARVVAHAADAPYIDGRLPQPGPSRPGWLCRAARPFQHLLATQPVKVDHEVADGDELPLAGGIRVLHTPGHTPGSMCIFLKSNGVVFTGDLLAQRFGLKWPSIPFTTDVAQLRRSARKLAGQEFESACFGHGSPIKVNAGRRIRRFAAHSPSVSD
- a CDS encoding tetratricopeptide repeat protein — encoded protein: MTIEELRRRVDECFDREEFLNALEYSVELISRHADQVTFEDIFKKGLCHFKLEEDAEAIGCFNRALEREPDNVMALTNKGICLFNLDKVNEAFAVFNLAIKLNPNVFPPWHYMGLHYLRTYLKTGDLAAMIKMVNCYRQVVGMAPDFGEFTIHDPIDDADYSIDRFLELHKGVKDLPVEMLTSL
- a CDS encoding ArsA family ATPase, producing the protein MRAINNTPVIAFAGKGGVGKTTCAAATALHLASHGRKTLAISTDATPSLSHIFQSAPAEIPSQAADGLFFLEIGTGQARQMWEKKFGRDVYHVFSSFVEIAYADYVDFMASVLPGLAEEFIVDYIRELSCGREWDTIVWDTAPLGQTMALLQTPALLTQHLRLAPRIYTKIKAGEGTRETILDIIRRWEELSAADVAFLRNGVEFNIVAIPEALAVNQLDEILGDLDKYDLKVKRLIINNVIQTSDSAFLRRKAGQQQIYMKQLHDKYNRLRMSQVPLFPHEIKGRETLLKVAEALY